In Synechococcus sp. RS9909, one genomic interval encodes:
- the istA gene encoding IS21 family transposase — protein sequence MSKRRAGSRQEVAAAAAGISVSSAHRIDSGRLQPKAAKPRSRRRPDPLAAVWEPLLLPLLERHPALTPTTLLEHLQEQNPDQDWSSVKRTLQRRVQHWKTLHGQTPEVMFPLAYQPGEIGFCDFTKVKRVEITLRGEPFPHLLFHYRLAWSGWAYGQVIHGGESFVALSEGLQNALAACGGVPKELRTDRLSAASRNRDGSYALDITPRYQALCSHYGLSPSRNNRGVAHENGIVEAPHGHVKRRLEQKLILRGSCDFEEPAEYGKLVAEVFSTLNAPRQRRYEQELEVLSPLPAFRFADYELLTVRVRSTSTIEVRQVVYSVPPSLIGRQVAVRLHHDRLVVYLGRDWVCQLPRAYGASGEKRAWCIDLEHLIDGLRAKPRALLHCRYQRHLFPDERWWGLWQQLLAGGDRDGAARLMVEALYVAVRVASFELVLSFLQQAHQRKALSLSLLQQRFRLPPRRSALPDPVIPQHLLASYDHLLTGSSLSGGGSDLAVAAQTAETRALSQPLAAAGRAG from the coding sequence ATGTCCAAACGACGAGCCGGCAGCCGCCAGGAGGTGGCTGCCGCTGCGGCGGGCATCTCGGTGAGCAGTGCCCACCGGATCGACTCCGGTCGCTTGCAACCCAAAGCCGCCAAGCCCCGCAGTAGACGACGCCCTGACCCATTGGCGGCGGTGTGGGAGCCGTTGCTGCTTCCCCTGCTTGAACGCCATCCAGCCCTCACGCCCACCACGCTGCTGGAGCACCTGCAGGAGCAAAATCCTGATCAGGACTGGAGTTCTGTCAAACGCACCCTGCAGCGGCGGGTTCAGCACTGGAAGACCCTCCATGGCCAAACGCCTGAGGTGATGTTCCCGCTGGCGTACCAGCCCGGCGAGATCGGCTTCTGTGATTTCACCAAGGTCAAGCGCGTGGAGATCACCCTGCGGGGAGAACCATTCCCGCACCTGCTGTTCCATTACCGCCTGGCCTGGAGTGGCTGGGCTTACGGGCAGGTGATCCATGGCGGCGAGAGCTTTGTGGCCCTTTCCGAGGGCTTGCAGAACGCCCTGGCTGCCTGCGGTGGGGTGCCAAAAGAACTGCGTACTGATCGCTTATCGGCCGCCAGCCGCAACCGTGACGGCAGCTACGCCCTCGACATCACGCCCCGCTACCAGGCGCTCTGCAGCCACTACGGCCTGAGCCCCAGCCGCAATAACCGTGGTGTGGCCCATGAGAACGGCATCGTCGAGGCACCCCATGGCCACGTGAAACGGCGGCTGGAGCAGAAGCTGATCCTGCGCGGCAGCTGCGATTTCGAGGAACCCGCCGAATACGGCAAGCTGGTCGCTGAGGTGTTCAGCACGCTCAATGCCCCGCGGCAACGGCGCTACGAACAGGAATTGGAGGTGCTCAGCCCGCTGCCGGCCTTTCGCTTTGCCGACTACGAGCTGCTCACGGTGCGGGTGCGGAGCACCAGCACGATCGAGGTGCGCCAGGTCGTCTACTCGGTGCCGCCGAGCCTGATCGGTCGCCAGGTTGCGGTGCGCTTGCACCATGACCGACTGGTCGTTTACCTCGGTCGCGACTGGGTTTGCCAGCTCCCACGCGCTTATGGCGCTTCTGGCGAGAAGCGAGCCTGGTGCATCGATCTGGAGCACCTGATCGATGGCCTACGTGCCAAGCCGCGGGCTCTGCTCCATTGCCGCTACCAGCGCCACCTGTTCCCCGATGAGCGCTGGTGGGGCTTGTGGCAACAGCTCTTGGCCGGCGGTGACCGTGACGGCGCGGCCCGGTTGATGGTCGAGGCACTGTATGTCGCCGTGCGGGTGGCGTCTTTTGAGCTTGTGCTCAGCTTCCTGCAGCAAGCCCACCAACGCAAGGCCCTGTCGCTCTCGCTGTTGCAGCAACGCTTCCGGCTGCCGCCGCGGCGGAGCGCCCTGCCTGATCCCGTGATTCCTCAACACCTGCTGGCTTCCTATGACCACCTCCTTACCGGTTCCTCGCTCTCAGGCGGTGGAAGCGACCTTGCCGTTGCTGCTCAAACAGCTGAAACTCGCGCGCTTTCGCAGCCACTGGCAGCCGCTGGCCGAGCAGGCTGA
- a CDS encoding DUF4258 domain-containing protein, with the protein MKPFAWSTEKNDQLMAERGICFETVVVAIEAGELLDVLDVLDHPNQARYPGQRILVVRLSGYVHLVPYAESDDHLVLKTIIPSRRAQRQYTPDPSDEENDA; encoded by the coding sequence ATGAAGCCGTTCGCCTGGAGCACTGAAAAGAATGATCAGCTCATGGCCGAACGGGGGATCTGCTTCGAGACGGTCGTGGTCGCCATCGAAGCCGGAGAGCTCCTCGACGTGCTCGACGTGCTCGACCACCCAAACCAGGCCCGTTACCCCGGTCAACGGATCCTGGTGGTCCGGCTCAGCGGTTATGTGCACCTAGTGCCCTATGCGGAGTCAGATGACCACTTAGTCCTGAAGACGATCATTCCGAGCCGCAGAGCTCAGCGCCAGTACACCCCCGATCCTTCTGACGAAGAGAACGATGCCTGA
- a CDS encoding cyclic nucleotide-binding domain-containing protein, whose translation MATQQEPGRAPLETLAPLRCCAYNSIKSLALAMEILSQRTLPTPLELIAEQTGADRWFLPTGSVIVQQGDPVRAIFAVERGLVSLDGPNIASSSRCRSGDLFSYPDLASRHQHHQLAARALTPVQLLRLDRASFLELIHRHPTLVIELLQQQHGRLRAQRRQSTIAPAPFPFHATAEEHHAA comes from the coding sequence GTGGCAACACAACAGGAACCAGGACGCGCTCCCTTGGAGACCCTGGCGCCGCTGCGCTGCTGTGCCTACAACTCCATCAAGTCCCTGGCGTTGGCAATGGAGATTCTCAGCCAGCGCACCCTGCCTACACCCCTCGAGCTGATTGCAGAACAGACCGGTGCCGATCGCTGGTTCCTGCCCACGGGCAGCGTGATCGTGCAGCAAGGCGATCCGGTCCGCGCCATCTTTGCCGTCGAGCGCGGGCTGGTGTCACTTGATGGCCCGAATATCGCCTCCTCCTCTCGCTGCCGCAGCGGCGATCTCTTCTCCTATCCCGATCTCGCCTCACGGCATCAGCACCACCAACTGGCGGCCAGGGCGCTCACACCCGTGCAGCTGCTGCGCCTGGATCGAGCCTCCTTTCTCGAGCTCATCCATCGCCACCCCACGCTGGTGATCGAGTTGCTGCAACAGCAACACGGCCGTCTCCGCGCCCAGCGCCGGCAGAGCACCATTGCACCGGCTCCCTTCCCCTTCCATGCCACCGCAGAGGAGCACCACGCCGCCTGA
- a CDS encoding DUF411 domain-containing protein: MRTLPLVLALAGLSITAATPSHASEVVVAYRSSSCGCCKGWLDHLKKAGFTVQDTIVNNLTAIKQRYRVPVALDSCHTATINGYVFEGHVPVSAIEKLLKERPRVAGIAVPGMPLGSPGMESPLKRETYTVFTFTNSGVIKPFQTIKG, encoded by the coding sequence ATGCGCACGCTCCCTCTGGTCCTCGCTCTGGCGGGCCTCTCCATCACCGCCGCCACACCAAGTCACGCCTCAGAGGTGGTGGTGGCTTACCGCTCCTCCAGCTGCGGTTGTTGCAAGGGTTGGCTCGATCACCTCAAGAAAGCTGGCTTCACGGTGCAGGACACCATCGTGAACAATCTCACCGCAATCAAGCAGCGGTACCGCGTTCCCGTCGCATTGGACTCCTGTCACACTGCCACGATCAATGGGTATGTGTTCGAGGGGCACGTGCCGGTCTCAGCGATTGAGAAGCTGCTCAAGGAGCGCCCCAGGGTGGCTGGCATTGCAGTGCCCGGCATGCCTCTGGGTTCTCCGGGGATGGAGTCGCCCTTGAAGCGTGAGACCTACACCGTGTTCACGTTCACCAATTCAGGGGTGATCAAGCCGTTCCAGACGATCAAGGGCTGA
- a CDS encoding MauE/DoxX family redox-associated membrane protein, which translates to MTPVSPEARSALRDVQLYRMDTPEHACPWGLKAVALLQSQGIAFEDHPLRSTDDVEAFKRNHGVSSTPQVFSGPVRIGGYSELAARLGVKAEGLEVSYTPVIVVFVSAALMALALAASVRGFMGLAISLLAMLKLMDVPAFAASFLKYDLLSQRWRAWSRLYPGVELLVGLGMLLQPASGLDGLVGAVAVLLGGMGMLSVGKSVFIDHLALNCACVGGNTRTPLGVVSFAENLIMTLMGASLLFGVSLSPMMRSGLG; encoded by the coding sequence ATGACACCAGTTTCTCCCGAGGCCCGCTCAGCGCTGCGCGATGTTCAGCTTTATCGGATGGACACGCCGGAGCACGCCTGCCCCTGGGGCCTGAAGGCGGTGGCCCTGCTGCAGAGCCAGGGCATTGCGTTTGAGGATCATCCGCTGCGCAGCACTGACGACGTGGAGGCGTTCAAACGCAACCACGGGGTGAGCAGCACGCCCCAGGTGTTCAGCGGACCGGTGCGGATCGGTGGCTACAGCGAACTGGCCGCGCGGTTGGGTGTGAAGGCGGAGGGACTGGAGGTGTCCTACACCCCGGTGATTGTGGTGTTTGTCAGCGCGGCCTTGATGGCCCTTGCCCTCGCCGCGAGCGTGCGGGGCTTCATGGGCCTGGCGATCAGTCTGCTGGCCATGCTCAAGCTCATGGATGTGCCGGCCTTTGCTGCCAGTTTCCTGAAATACGACCTGCTCAGCCAGCGCTGGCGAGCCTGGAGTCGGCTCTACCCAGGGGTCGAGTTACTTGTGGGGCTGGGCATGCTTTTGCAACCGGCGTCTGGCTTGGATGGCCTGGTGGGAGCGGTGGCGGTGTTGTTGGGGGGGATGGGGATGCTGTCGGTGGGCAAGTCAGTGTTCATCGATCACCTCGCCCTCAATTGCGCCTGCGTGGGCGGCAACACGCGCACACCGCTAGGTGTGGTGAGCTTTGCTGAGAACCTGATCATGACCTTGATGGGTGCGTCGCTGCTGTTTGGCGTCAGCTTGAGTCCCATGATGAGGAGCGGTCTGGGATGA
- a CDS encoding multicopper oxidase family protein, with protein sequence MNRRSFLALTAGGAAAASAGLLGQHWLSRAGQVSPVMSQPVVRSSQGALILDLVAQETRITIPGTAGRALTYNGLLPGPVLEFNAGDDVKIQLHNRLNQPTNLHYHGLHVSPEGNADNVFLSVQPGASQSYSFQIPDDHPAGLFYYHPHHHGTVSDQVFGGLGGALIVRGELDRIPEVQSAQEEVLFLKDLPADRQPGMGGAMLGREGSVLTVNGQVNPTIEAPAGGLLRLRLVNGSNARFWRLALEGQRLHLIATDGGALEQPLAIEDLLLVPGARADVLVQISPTGGQFRLRNRSYNRVGRRMMGMRRMVASSQGEETIATIQTHGTTTPVALPRELLPIQPLNNPVRTRRFVMNHGMAPSMGMMFLINGQPYDHQRIDTRVRLGDIEEWDLVNTGVMDHPFHVHVNPMQVISRNGEPERLLAWRDVVLVRAGETVRVRTQFRDFSGRSVYHCHILDHEDLGMMGNLLIEA encoded by the coding sequence ATGAACCGGCGCTCGTTTCTCGCCTTGACGGCCGGAGGAGCGGCCGCTGCTTCTGCAGGGTTGCTTGGTCAGCACTGGCTGAGCCGAGCCGGTCAGGTGTCGCCGGTCATGTCTCAGCCTGTTGTGCGTTCGAGCCAAGGCGCCCTGATCCTTGATCTCGTCGCTCAGGAGACGCGGATCACGATCCCGGGGACAGCGGGTCGCGCGCTCACTTACAACGGCCTGCTGCCAGGGCCGGTGTTGGAATTCAACGCTGGTGATGACGTCAAGATCCAACTGCACAATCGGCTGAATCAGCCGACCAATCTTCATTATCACGGCCTTCATGTCTCGCCAGAGGGGAATGCCGACAACGTGTTTCTGAGTGTTCAGCCGGGTGCGAGTCAGAGCTATTCCTTCCAGATTCCAGATGACCATCCAGCCGGGCTGTTTTACTACCACCCCCATCACCATGGAACGGTGTCCGATCAGGTGTTCGGCGGCCTTGGTGGTGCGCTGATCGTGCGCGGCGAACTCGACCGAATTCCTGAGGTGCAGTCCGCTCAGGAAGAGGTGCTGTTTCTCAAAGATCTCCCAGCCGATCGTCAGCCAGGGATGGGCGGAGCGATGCTTGGCCGCGAGGGGTCCGTGCTCACCGTCAATGGGCAGGTCAACCCCACAATTGAGGCCCCTGCCGGAGGATTGCTGCGGCTGAGATTGGTGAATGGCTCCAATGCACGCTTCTGGCGTCTGGCATTGGAAGGGCAGCGACTGCATCTGATCGCCACCGATGGCGGTGCGCTGGAGCAGCCGCTTGCAATCGAAGATCTACTGCTCGTGCCTGGTGCACGCGCCGATGTTCTGGTGCAGATTTCACCGACGGGTGGGCAGTTCCGCCTGCGAAATCGCTCCTACAACCGCGTTGGCCGCAGGATGATGGGAATGCGGCGGATGGTGGCTTCCTCCCAGGGTGAGGAGACCATTGCCACGATTCAGACCCATGGCACGACAACACCAGTGGCGCTCCCCCGGGAATTGCTTCCCATTCAGCCGCTCAACAATCCAGTGCGAACGCGCCGGTTTGTGATGAACCATGGCATGGCACCAAGTATGGGGATGATGTTTCTGATCAACGGGCAGCCTTACGACCATCAACGCATCGACACCCGGGTGCGACTGGGTGATATCGAGGAGTGGGACTTGGTGAATACGGGGGTGATGGACCATCCCTTTCACGTCCATGTCAACCCCATGCAGGTCATCAGCCGCAATGGCGAGCCAGAGCGATTGCTTGCCTGGCGTGATGTGGTGCTGGTACGTGCCGGTGAAACAGTACGGGTTCGAACGCAGTTCCGTGATTTCTCTGGCCGCAGCGTGTACCACTGCCACATTCTCGATCACGAGGATCTGGGCATGATGGGGAATCTCTTGATTGAGGCTTGA
- a CDS encoding MerR family transcriptional regulator, giving the protein MANTLLKIGAVAKASGVSVKTIRFYCDQGVLAPTTRSDSHYRLFSADILDDIAMIRTLRAMELPLDCIRRVLQARRSGLCTCADLQATIRDKVTEIHQRIDDLRALEHDLNTLLAGWESCGGR; this is encoded by the coding sequence ATGGCTAACACTCTCCTCAAGATCGGAGCTGTTGCCAAGGCTTCCGGCGTCTCGGTCAAAACAATCCGCTTTTATTGCGATCAAGGGGTGCTAGCACCAACAACCCGATCCGATAGTCATTATCGCCTATTTTCTGCTGATATCCTTGATGACATCGCCATGATTCGTACGCTGCGTGCCATGGAACTTCCTCTTGATTGCATCCGCAGAGTGTTGCAGGCGCGACGTTCAGGACTCTGCACCTGCGCGGATCTGCAGGCCACAATCCGCGACAAAGTCACGGAAATCCATCAACGCATTGATGACCTAAGGGCATTGGAGCACGATCTCAACACCCTGCTCGCTGGCTGGGAATCCTGCGGCGGTCGCTGA
- a CDS encoding class I SAM-dependent methyltransferase, with translation MQSKDHWEHVYSTKPATDVSWYQEHAEQSLQLIHATGVPRTASIIDVGGGASTLVDDLLRDGYRSVAVLDLSAAALKAARVRLGDRGRSVAWIEGNIIDTALPEHGYDVWHDRAVFHFLTVEAERQAYVNQVLRSVKPHGHVIIATFAEDGPTQCSGLPVMRYSPEQLHGQFGSSFALLKQEREEHHTPFGTTQKFIYCYCRVADS, from the coding sequence ATGCAATCCAAGGATCACTGGGAGCACGTTTACAGCACCAAGCCAGCCACCGACGTGAGTTGGTATCAGGAGCACGCGGAGCAGTCTCTGCAACTCATCCATGCGACTGGCGTTCCCCGCACTGCGTCTATTATTGACGTTGGAGGTGGCGCATCGACACTTGTTGATGATTTGCTACGCGATGGTTATCGCTCCGTCGCAGTACTTGATTTGTCAGCCGCAGCACTAAAAGCTGCGCGGGTTCGACTGGGCGACCGCGGGCGATCGGTGGCATGGATTGAGGGCAACATCATTGATACCGCCTTACCTGAGCATGGTTACGACGTGTGGCATGACCGCGCAGTCTTCCATTTCCTGACGGTGGAGGCCGAGCGTCAGGCCTACGTGAACCAGGTTCTTCGCTCGGTAAAGCCGCACGGCCATGTCATCATCGCTACGTTCGCCGAGGACGGTCCTACGCAATGCAGTGGGTTGCCCGTAATGCGGTATTCGCCAGAGCAGTTGCACGGGCAGTTCGGGTCGAGCTTCGCTCTTCTAAAGCAGGAGAGAGAGGAGCATCACACACCGTTCGGGACAACCCAAAAGTTCATCTACTGCTACTGCCGTGTCGCAGATTCCTGA
- a CDS encoding SLOG family protein, whose protein sequence is MSGCTQLVIVAGGGRDLDWPPPQIAAHLLQATSGRLVQALFHGAGRGADQAIAAAAEQLGWPQIACPAAWQQFGRSAGPIRNRQMLVAALERVAALPQGCGLLVLGFPGANGTRSLLDQARAMAQRASSFPIAVLQIPAA, encoded by the coding sequence TTGTCTGGTTGCACGCAACTGGTGATCGTGGCCGGTGGTGGTCGTGATCTCGATTGGCCCCCGCCTCAGATCGCTGCCCATCTGCTGCAGGCCACCAGTGGCCGCTTGGTTCAGGCCTTGTTCCATGGCGCAGGCCGCGGTGCTGATCAAGCGATTGCCGCTGCCGCTGAGCAATTGGGTTGGCCCCAGATCGCCTGCCCCGCGGCCTGGCAGCAGTTCGGTCGCTCCGCCGGGCCGATCCGCAATCGGCAGATGCTCGTCGCAGCGCTGGAACGCGTTGCGGCTTTGCCACAAGGTTGCGGCCTGCTGGTGCTCGGCTTTCCCGGTGCCAATGGCACCCGCTCCTTGCTCGATCAGGCCCGCGCCATGGCGCAGCGCGCCAGTTCCTTCCCGATCGCGGTGCTCCAGATCCCAGCGGCCTAG
- a CDS encoding siphovirus Gp157 family protein, whose protein sequence is MSVAIPLTAPPVETQKLPSLWELGRDLEAETHWIAQLAERLDTGDDEERALAIADLEESLASEEHQREAFVRKADATCWVIERLRAEASYHQSQAKRFAALAKGEDNRADALESTLVHLLDRLEPGASSHRLHDHTLRSRTTEAIEIDDPEALPAELLTTQTTSTPNKSSIKARIRAVIAAAVAGLPKPEAAHLAFSLAATAVPGARLIKRRHWSIT, encoded by the coding sequence ATGTCTGTTGCCATTCCCCTCACTGCCCCTCCGGTTGAAACTCAGAAGCTGCCCAGCCTTTGGGAGCTCGGCCGTGATCTTGAAGCTGAAACCCACTGGATCGCCCAGTTGGCGGAACGCCTTGATACCGGCGACGACGAGGAACGCGCCCTCGCGATCGCTGATCTGGAGGAATCGCTCGCCTCTGAGGAGCACCAGCGCGAGGCATTTGTGCGTAAGGCCGATGCCACCTGCTGGGTGATCGAACGGCTGCGCGCTGAGGCCAGCTACCACCAGAGCCAGGCGAAACGGTTTGCGGCCCTGGCCAAGGGGGAAGACAACCGCGCTGATGCCCTGGAATCCACCCTGGTCCACCTGCTCGATCGTCTGGAGCCCGGCGCCAGCAGCCACCGGCTCCACGATCACACCCTGCGATCACGCACCACAGAAGCGATCGAGATCGACGATCCCGAGGCCCTGCCCGCTGAGTTGCTCACCACCCAGACGACGAGCACCCCGAACAAAAGCTCGATCAAGGCCCGCATCCGCGCCGTGATTGCAGCAGCCGTGGCGGGCCTGCCCAAACCAGAAGCGGCCCACCTCGCCTTTTCCCTGGCCGCAACAGCCGTGCCCGGCGCGCGGTTGATCAAACGGCGCCACTGGTCCATCACCTGA
- a CDS encoding RAD52 family DNA repair protein — translation MAITSTASTSQASKSARPTTSPGTERTTMPRMPRRHPSALQLLRDSLQQEGDATTPAPALPAQVAAAPAVSGFSSRQRELLAAPLDRAKVRQREQGRMRVSYLEGWQVIAEANRIFGFDGWDRLTMDASCVAEHERPVGRERKSGWGVTYTARVRIVVIAGERCLIREGSGAGHGIDADLGLAHESALKEAETDATKRALMSFGNAFGLALYDKQQRQVSSTASAQPAPVAIGKAMPAEAPEALLPPAAITRLQTQIKALPPARLEAFARGFRAAFQVPDAQPSLAGLITTGRHQRWIEGFLAESAAA, via the coding sequence ATGGCCATCACATCCACAGCCAGCACCAGCCAAGCCAGCAAGAGCGCAAGGCCGACGACCAGCCCAGGAACCGAGCGCACCACCATGCCGCGGATGCCCAGGCGCCATCCCTCGGCGCTGCAACTGCTGCGCGACTCGCTCCAGCAGGAGGGTGATGCCACCACGCCCGCTCCAGCGTTGCCAGCCCAGGTTGCAGCTGCTCCAGCTGTTTCTGGATTCAGCTCCCGTCAGCGGGAGCTGCTCGCCGCCCCGCTCGATCGCGCCAAGGTGCGGCAACGGGAACAGGGCCGGATGCGCGTCAGCTACCTCGAGGGCTGGCAGGTGATCGCTGAGGCAAACCGGATCTTTGGCTTTGATGGCTGGGACCGGCTCACCATGGATGCGAGCTGCGTGGCGGAACACGAACGGCCGGTGGGGCGGGAACGCAAGAGCGGCTGGGGGGTGACCTACACCGCCCGGGTGCGGATTGTCGTGATCGCCGGTGAGCGCTGCTTGATCCGCGAGGGCTCCGGTGCCGGCCATGGCATCGACGCCGACCTGGGCCTGGCCCATGAATCAGCGCTCAAGGAAGCCGAAACCGATGCGACCAAACGGGCGCTGATGAGCTTTGGCAACGCCTTTGGCCTGGCGCTCTACGACAAACAGCAACGGCAGGTGAGCAGCACAGCTTCGGCGCAGCCGGCCCCGGTGGCTATAGGCAAAGCTATGCCCGCCGAGGCTCCGGAGGCTCTACTCCCACCCGCTGCCATCACCCGGCTGCAGACCCAGATCAAGGCGCTGCCCCCGGCGCGGCTGGAGGCGTTCGCCAGGGGCTTCCGTGCTGCGTTCCAGGTGCCTGATGCCCAGCCCTCGCTGGCGGGACTGATCACCACAGGCCGCCACCAACGCTGGATCGAGGGCTTCCTGGCGGAGAGCGCTGCTGCCTGA
- a CDS encoding HPP family protein yields MVWRWLQADRARGRAFQPRFENRDVLAAWLGGVLAITLLGLISLWSHYPLVEAPFGASTVLLFGHPQSPLAQPRNLVMGNTLAALVSVACVHWLGSDPWVMGLAVGIAIALGQRLRCLHPPAGAVALLGVLLQAKPMFVLLPVFAGSVLLTATAVLFSRLNGLSESYPHHWI; encoded by the coding sequence ATGGTGTGGCGCTGGCTCCAGGCCGATCGTGCACGTGGCCGTGCTTTCCAGCCACGCTTTGAGAACCGGGACGTCCTGGCGGCCTGGCTTGGTGGTGTGCTGGCGATCACGTTGCTGGGGTTGATCAGCCTGTGGAGCCATTACCCCTTGGTGGAGGCGCCGTTCGGCGCTTCCACGGTGTTGCTGTTTGGCCATCCCCAAAGCCCCTTGGCACAGCCACGCAACCTTGTGATGGGCAACACTCTGGCGGCGCTGGTCAGCGTGGCCTGCGTCCACTGGTTGGGCAGCGATCCCTGGGTGATGGGTCTCGCTGTTGGCATCGCCATTGCCCTTGGTCAGCGCCTGCGTTGTCTGCATCCACCCGCCGGAGCCGTGGCCTTGCTGGGGGTGTTGCTACAGGCGAAGCCGATGTTTGTGCTCCTGCCGGTGTTTGCTGGGTCCGTATTGCTTACCGCCACGGCCGTGCTCTTCAGCCGGCTGAACGGATTATCTGAATCGTATCCCCATCACTGGATCTAA
- the istB gene encoding IS21-like element helper ATPase IstB produces MPLLLKQLKLARFRSHWQPLAEQAEAQGWSPGQFLYSLCELELEQRQIARQQRLLRGAHLPWQKGLDGFDHQHLDPRQWQELQGLTQQTTWLLQAENLLLFGPSGVGKTHLAIAITMAMAAQDQACRFFPATALVQLLQKAKAAYDLPAILQKLDRYSLLVIDDISYVRRSELETSVLFELICHRYERRSLLVTSNQPFREWDDIFPNGSMTVAAVDRLVHHCHIIGIKGESYRQKAAAARVSSDQSNPPT; encoded by the coding sequence TTGCCGTTGCTGCTCAAACAGCTGAAACTCGCGCGCTTTCGCAGCCACTGGCAGCCGCTGGCCGAGCAGGCTGAGGCCCAGGGCTGGAGCCCTGGCCAGTTCCTCTACTCGCTCTGTGAACTGGAGCTGGAGCAGCGGCAAATCGCCCGCCAGCAGCGCCTGCTGCGCGGCGCCCATCTCCCTTGGCAGAAAGGGCTCGACGGGTTTGACCACCAGCATCTCGACCCGCGTCAATGGCAGGAGCTGCAAGGCCTGACGCAGCAGACCACCTGGCTGCTGCAGGCGGAAAACCTGTTGCTGTTTGGCCCTAGCGGCGTGGGCAAGACCCACCTGGCGATTGCGATCACGATGGCGATGGCTGCGCAGGACCAGGCCTGCCGCTTCTTCCCGGCCACGGCGCTTGTGCAGCTGCTGCAGAAGGCCAAGGCGGCCTATGACCTGCCGGCAATTCTGCAAAAGCTGGACCGCTACAGCCTGCTGGTGATCGACGACATCTCCTACGTGCGCCGCAGCGAACTGGAGACCTCGGTGCTGTTTGAGCTGATCTGCCACCGCTATGAGCGCCGTTCGTTGCTGGTGACCAGCAACCAACCGTTCCGGGAGTGGGACGACATCTTTCCCAACGGATCGATGACTGTGGCGGCGGTAGACCGGCTGGTGCACCACTGCCACATCATCGGCATCAAAGGCGAGAGCTACCGGCAGAAAGCAGCTGCTGCAAGGGTTTCCAGTGATCAGAGCAACCCGCCAACGTAA
- a CDS encoding lysozyme — protein MQRQITAAARQLIQSFEGLELRSYPDPGTGGAPWTCCWGHTGPDVQPGQTYSQQQCERLLDQDLARFERGVERLIPGLNDQQFGALVSWAFNVGLGAVETSSLRRRILQGEAIDRVIREELPRWNKSVNGVLAGLSRRRAAEVALATSTAPDTSSSTATSSADEEPLVLLDFFSHYAALPHQRQAIALLQQALNGHPVLEANHPWVQTYRSSTDDSAVAGGDRLQLQVPYYTQHDSNTDQGALSDVNQVDVWRQSG, from the coding sequence ATGCAGCGTCAGATCACAGCGGCAGCCCGTCAGTTGATCCAGTCCTTTGAGGGGCTCGAGCTCCGCAGCTATCCCGATCCCGGCACCGGCGGTGCGCCCTGGACCTGCTGCTGGGGCCACACCGGCCCGGACGTGCAGCCCGGGCAGACCTACAGCCAGCAGCAATGCGAGCGACTGCTGGATCAGGATCTTGCGCGCTTTGAACGCGGCGTCGAGCGCCTGATTCCAGGCCTCAACGATCAGCAGTTCGGTGCCCTGGTCAGCTGGGCCTTCAATGTCGGCCTCGGCGCTGTTGAAACCAGCAGCCTGCGCCGCCGCATCCTCCAGGGAGAGGCCATCGATCGGGTGATCCGTGAGGAGTTGCCCCGCTGGAACAAAAGCGTCAACGGCGTTCTTGCCGGCCTGAGCCGCAGGCGCGCGGCAGAAGTGGCCCTGGCCACAAGCACCGCACCAGACACGAGCAGCTCGACTGCCACCAGCTCTGCAGACGAAGAGCCGCTCGTCCTGCTGGATTTCTTTTCCCACTACGCCGCTCTACCCCACCAGCGCCAGGCGATCGCCCTGCTCCAGCAGGCCCTCAACGGCCATCCCGTTCTCGAGGCGAATCACCCCTGGGTGCAGACCTACCGCTCCAGCACCGACGACAGCGCCGTGGCCGGTGGTGATCGCCTCCAGCTCCAGGTGCCGTACTACACCCAGCACGACAGCAACACCGATCAAGGCGCACTGTCAGATGTCAATCAGGTTGATGTGTGGCGTCAATCAGGTTGA